AAAATGTCTTCTCGTTGGTGTTCTTAATGATCGGAAAATCAATTTTCTGATCAAAGTTGAGAAAGTTTGAAGTTGTTGTACGGTCGATCGGCTTTTGGAGGTGTCGTTTTCGGTCGAGGTGAAAGTAGTTGAAAAACCAGCAAAAAAAGGTTTACAAGAGGGAGAAAGCGTGCGGGTTGAaactttttgaaagatttttgttCACGTGAGGATTGAAAAAAAATGCCGCATAGAACGACTTACTTCTTTCCGAGGCAATTTCCTGACCGCGGGTTCGATGCATCTGCAAAGTTTGTTAATGATGATCACGAGAAGAAAATCAGTACTGTCGTTGAAGATCAAATTAAATCAGGAAAATCTTCAGATAATGTCACATCGAAACAGCTGACAAGTGATCATGGGAAAGAGACTAATAATAATGCTTCATTTTCCTATGGGCACCGTGATAAGATTCACGGGAAGCAATTGTCCGCTTTTGTGAGCTGGCTGgcggagaaaaataagaaaggTAAATCAATACAGAATCACGTGAAGATCAAATTAGATGATGTTGATGGCGATGATGAACATGAACTTTTGCTTCCTGCTCCGCCTGAGGCTGTACCAGTACATGAACTGGTTGCTTGCCACGTGGCGGAGGCGGAGGCGGAGCAGAAGCAACGGCAAGGGTCGACATTTGATCGGAAAGTTTCATTACAGAGATTATCGAGTAGTGGAAGCAATTTCAGTTGTGCGGGGAAGGGTAATTTTGAGAGACAAACTTCGTTGCAAAGGCTATCGAGTTGGGGAAGTACTAGTTATGCAGGGAGTTTGTTTTCGGGGACGACGTTGGATGGGAACTGGCCGAGTACTGGGGTTAAAGATACGCAGACGGATCAGTCGACGACGAGGGAAGTGGAGGAAGTGGTGGAGGCGGCGGAGGAAGAGGTGGAGAGAGTTGACAGTGAGGGTTCGTTGATGCAGAAGTCGAAAGAGAGCTATTACTTGCAGCTCACGCTTGCTAAAAAGCTTGTAGAGCAAGCAATGCTTGCTTCTGGAGAGCCTATGCTTCTGCAAGAATGCAGAAGTACTAAGGGCCTTGGTGGTTCTTCTGATGCTCAAACTGTGTCATATCGTTTATGGGTATATTTCTTCGctcctctctctctcacacactgacacacacacacaaacactcTATTTTTGCATGCCTGGTAGTTAATCTTTGGAAACAATTCTATTATTTGTTATACTTTAGCTGTAAGCAGGGGCGGATGCGTTAAAAGAAATTCGCTAAATATGTACGAATATTAAATTTGCACTTGAGATCTCTGGCTTAGATTCTCGAACACTTAAAAAGTTCAAATTCTGGATCGGTCTCTGCCGGTAAGCACTTGTTATTTGGCATGTTGCCTGTGGATTTCCATCTAATGCTTAAAGTTTGCGAAAATTTCAGGTGAGTGGTTCCTTGTCTTATGCGGACAAAATATCGGATGGGTTTTATAACATATTAGGAATGAATCCGTATCTGTGGGTTATGTGTAATGAGACAGAGGATGGTAGACGAACTCCATCTCTAATGGCACTAAAAGAAATTGAACCCGGTGATACATCAATGGAGGTTGTTCTTATTGATAGGCGTGGGGATTCAAAGCTCAGAGAATTAGAAGATAAAGCTCAAGAAATTTACTTTGCTGCAGAGAATACGTTAGTGTTGGCAGAGAAACTTGGCAAGCTTGTGGCTGTGTATATGGGGTAGGTATCAATTTTTTTCAAGTGCTCTCTATACTTGATTTTCTTCTATACGAAATTGAGTTCCTTGAAATTTAAGGGGCTCTTTTCCGGTGGAGCAAGGTGATCTTCATCAGCGGTGGAAAGTTGTTAGCAAGAGATTAAAGGATCTGCAGAAGTGCATTGTGCTACCAATCGGCAATTTGTCCTCAGGACTTTGCAGGCACAGGGCTATTTTATTCAAGGTTAGTAAAATACCTCTTTTACCTCTTTTCCATATGTTCAAAGTTTCAATTTTATCCAATATCTCTGAATTGCTTTCCCCCTTTTTCTCCCCTCCTGGTGGCTAACAGTCATTTCTATGTTAGTAGCTTTTCGTTGTTCAAATTGATCTATGATCATCTTTGAtggttaaaaagaaagaaaatataaccTTCAGTAGTACCTTGATTTTTGATATAtcttttgagcaatttgtttgTTTTTGCCCCAAAAAACCTGTGTGCGTTGCACCTTTGGAATGCTGCAGTGGGACTTGAGACATAATTTACTTTGATTACTGAATTCATTGTGATGTTTGATGAAGGAACATATTGATTAAGTAGTAGCTATACCTAGGATGTTTTCATAGCTTTTGAGCGACGTAACAATAAACGGTTGGCACTTGCCATGGATAATTAAAGAGTGTTACATAAAAGATCACCATGCCATGGATAATTAAAGAGTGTTACATAAAAGATCACCAATGGAAGTAGCTCGAGGAGAAACAATAATGGTGATTATGCTTATTCAGTAATGACTACCCTACCTGAACTTTGGGTCATAAAATTCTTTATGAAATATCTGCATGCCCTCTACATAATTGTTACGTGGACAGGGTGAAATAGAATTCTAAACCGGCTTTCATTAATCGTTCTTGTAATTACTTGATTACTGAAATGGAGCTTTCAGAAAACCGAAAATTAGCTGATGACTATTGTGGTATGCAGAAATTGGCAGATTACGTAGGTTTGCCTTGTAGGATAGCTCGAGGTTGCAAGTATTGTGTTGCAGATCATCGATCTTCTTGTCTGGTGAAAATTGAGGATGATAGAAGATTGTCAAGGTAAAACATCTTATCCACTTCTCCATTCTGAAAAAGGGGCGAAAAAGTTAAACTAGTTATCTCCCCTACCACCAACAAGAATTTTCCCCTTAGTTATCTCCCCTACCACCAACTAGATAATTGCACTGCTTGCCATTTCTTTGACCAGATTTAATTGGGCTTTCACGAGTATGTTAAGATTAAAGCAGTGTATACAAATTTAGAACCTTTTGGTGCTTTGATTTTCCATTAAATTTCTGTAAAGCCTGACTTTACTTGTTATAAACACTGGTGAACATTATGTTTATTTTCACTTCATTCTTTTCTGACTTTTATCTATATTGTATCAGAGAATTTGTGGTTGATCTTGTTGGGGATCCAGGAAATGTGCATGGTCCAGATTCCTCTATCAATGGAGGTGTATTGGCTCCTGTTCCTTCACCACTTCAAGTATCTCATCTGAAGGAATATCAGCAGCCTTACGTGGATAGTGACATAAGTAATCAGTTACTGCTGTCAAATGACACATTCGGTCCTGCAGAAAATGCTTTGCATACAGGTGTGCTGTTATTTACATACCCTTGTAGCTTTAATTGATGCTCCTATTATTAGGAAAAAAGGGATCAAACTAATTTAATATGTTAACCAAATGGTAGAGCTGTAAACGTTTTGTGGAAACTGAATAAAATTCCTATAAAGTGAACGGTCGCCTTTGCTTTTGGATACACTGATTTAACATTATTACTTGAAAGAAGATGATGTAAGGTTAATTTACAGCTTGAGATATGACATACGACCAAAGCAAGTCATTGCATTTGAAATTCTTTGGATATTAcaattgtaacttctttttcccATAATAAATTGTTACTTATATCAGAAAGAATAGATCATTGGTGTTCCAATACAGGTGCCTTTTTATGTTGTGTCTGTACTACAATAGTATCCTGCGTTGCAGCACAGGGAAAAAGCTTACTTGAAAATTCTCTTCCTGACCATTGAAAGGGCTTGTTCTATGCATTTGCATAAATTGTTAGAATCAGAAGCTAGATGATTTTGAAGTTCAGATTTTTTAGTGTCACCATTGGAGAAAGAGAAATTGTAATTTCTATACTTGCAGACCCCCACATTGAAGGTGATCATGTGAGCGAATTTGCTGTCAGTGATAAGCCAAAGTTGCCAAATGATGCACTGTGCCGCTCTTATCAAGCTTTGGAAGTTGAACCATCCGAGGTTCTTGTTGCTGCTGAAACAGCGGGAGATGAGTATTCTAGACCAAGAGAAGATAAAATCATTATCAGGCAGACTTACAAGGAGGAGGTTGTGCTATCCAAAAAGTCTCCAATATGCCCTGGCAGACCGCCAAAAGCAACTCTATTAGCTAATATAGATGCAATGGAGGCAAGAGGTAGAACAGGGAAGCGTGAGAAACCGGCTGCAACGAATCCCAGATACTTGAATCTTGAGCCTTCTCTTGCAATGGATTGGCTTGAGATCTCATGGGATGAATTACAGATGAAAGAGCGTGTTGGTGCTGGTGTGTCTTTGTGAATATGTCTAATGATTTTAAATTATTCCTCATTTATGGAACCCTGTTCGACATCAATGTATCTTGATGTACCTCTTCTTTCATGCAGGTTCATTTGGGACAGTACACCGTGCTGAATGGCATGGATCGGTCAGTATTATTTACTTTTGAGTTTGCTGCTAAATTATTCATGCTGTAttgcctgtaagtctaaataaattGTAATCATGCTGTATTGCTTCTATTACATGTCAACGATGTATAAATGATCTAGGCAACGCAAAGGTGTAAATCACATTGAAGCAAGACTTTAGTATAACTTCATGATAATGACACTGTAATTTTCAGATCATTTCTTGATAATGCTATTGGTATTTTGATATTGACAAAAAACGTACTGCATGAGGTAATTGAATTTGCTATTACATTGTGGTTCCTAAAATTGGACATCTTCACTTAACTTGTGGTTAGCAGCATGCATTAGTTGGAGAAAAAGGATATGCAACAAATGCATGAAATTGAAGTTTcatacaatttcttttaaaagataCTTTGTGGAAATTATGTTTAATTTTTGATATATTGGTGCACCTGTTTTAATGTGCTACTAACTACTGCAGGATGTTGCAGTCAAGCTGTTAACTGTCCAGGATTTTCATGACGATCAGTTAAAGGAGTTCCTAAGGGAGGTGAGTGCATAGAATAGTTGGTTGAGCTGTTGTATTCTAGCCACCATAAAATTATTTAGGTTTCGAGCCATAGAAGCAACCACTAATGCTTGCGTTAGGGTAGGCTATCTACATCACATCCCTGTGGTGCGGCCCGGCCCTTCCCTGGATCttgcgggatgctttgtgcacctgGCTGCCCTTTTGTAAAGATAAGCCTACTTTCTGCAGCTGCAGCTGACCTCTTTCTGCTTTTTCTTGTTTCCCCAGTATAGCAAGTATAGCAAGGGTAAGACGGTAAGACAAAAAGCAGAACGACAGAAAGAAATACTCTAGTACATTTTTTTGTTTAGTTTAATATTGGCAGTAGTCCACCCCAAATATCTTGAAACTGAGGCGTAGTTGTAGTTTAATCTTGGCAATCTGCTCTCTAACGTCGATTTTGTCTGTGTATTGCATTCATATCTATGTGAAATTCTTAAATTTAGTTGATGGATTTTTCCTGTCATTTGATCCTTCTACTCGCATTCTTATACTGGTGTTTATTGTTGGATGGTAACTCATGATTCATGTTTTCTGAAGGTTGCAATTATGAAACGTGTTCGTCATCCAAATGTGGTGTTGTTCATGGGAGCTGTTACCAAGCGGCCGCATCTATCGATAGTGACTGAATATTTGCCTAGGTAACTTGTGTTTTAGTCACTGCATAATATTCTTACTTTCTATCTTCAAGTATTTGACTGGACTAAATTTTCTGTGCTTTGATTATGATGATAGGGGAAGTCTCTACCGTCTGATACACAGGCCAGCTGCTGGGGAATTGTTGGACCAGAGGAGACGTATCCGTATGGCTTTGGATGTGGTTTGTGCCAATCTCACATATTATAGTTGCATGCCTTACATGTTTTTATCTAGAAAGCTTCTTATTCATTTCAAATACAGGCCAAGGGTATCAATTATTTGCATTTGCTAAACCCACCTGTTGTGCATTGGGATCTGAAATCTCCTAACCTGTTGGTTGATAAAAACTGGAATGTAAAGGTAAAGTGTTGCTGACTCAcctttgagttttcaaatgaaTTTTGCAGTTCTCATAATCTGAAATGTTTCTTCCAGGTTTGTGATTTTGGTCTGTCGAGATTTAAAGCAAACACATTCATATCATCAAAATCAGTTGCTGGAACTGTAAGTTGCCTTCCAACATGCAcac
The nucleotide sequence above comes from Nicotiana tabacum cultivar K326 chromosome 12, ASM71507v2, whole genome shotgun sequence. Encoded proteins:
- the LOC107803955 gene encoding serine/threonine-protein kinase CTR1-like, whose product is MPHRTTYFFPRQFPDRGFDASAKFVNDDHEKKISTVVEDQIKSGKSSDNVTSKQLTSDHGKETNNNASFSYGHRDKIHGKQLSAFVSWLAEKNKKGKSIQNHVKIKLDDVDGDDEHELLLPAPPEAVPVHELVACHVAEAEAEQKQRQGSTFDRKVSLQRLSSSGSNFSCAGKGNFERQTSLQRLSSWGSTSYAGSLFSGTTLDGNWPSTGVKDTQTDQSTTREVEEVVEAAEEEVERVDSEGSLMQKSKESYYLQLTLAKKLVEQAMLASGEPMLLQECRSTKGLGGSSDAQTVSYRLWVSGSLSYADKISDGFYNILGMNPYLWVMCNETEDGRRTPSLMALKEIEPGDTSMEVVLIDRRGDSKLRELEDKAQEIYFAAENTLVLAEKLGKLVAVYMGGSFPVEQGDLHQRWKVVSKRLKDLQKCIVLPIGNLSSGLCRHRAILFKKLADYVGLPCRIARGCKYCVADHRSSCLVKIEDDRRLSREFVVDLVGDPGNVHGPDSSINGGVLAPVPSPLQVSHLKEYQQPYVDSDISNQLLLSNDTFGPAENALHTDPHIEGDHVSEFAVSDKPKLPNDALCRSYQALEVEPSEVLVAAETAGDEYSRPREDKIIIRQTYKEEVVLSKKSPICPGRPPKATLLANIDAMEARGRTGKREKPAATNPRYLNLEPSLAMDWLEISWDELQMKERVGAGSFGTVHRAEWHGSDVAVKLLTVQDFHDDQLKEFLREVAIMKRVRHPNVVLFMGAVTKRPHLSIVTEYLPRGSLYRLIHRPAAGELLDQRRRIRMALDVAKGINYLHLLNPPVVHWDLKSPNLLVDKNWNVKVCDFGLSRFKANTFISSKSVAGTPEWMAPEFLRGEPSNEKSDVYSFGVILWELVTMQQPWNGLSPAQVVGAVAFQNRRLTVPQNTSPMLASLMEACWNDDPAQRPSFASIVDTLKKLLKSPLQLIQMGGNVKS